From Desmodus rotundus isolate HL8 chromosome 12, HLdesRot8A.1, whole genome shotgun sequence, one genomic window encodes:
- the SRRM5 gene encoding serine/arginine repetitive matrix protein 5, which yields MSSPPTRSSQPSRSVASTGPSMPTMSPKPPPSLKATESAMPNSSSVPTAPSMAPNSVTSPSSSKSTKWESTKTAPSNQPSSRSGVHSRARTPSKASTATRASTASKASGVRRCLRKGTCSRGRTPGRRGGRHSKRSPSKVRTASQQKEKGRKSYSRPRTGSQERSKSQRRNMNREKSYSPPGTSGMGTSSRMAVTPSRAKSYSSIRSPFKDRGYSQSPSWRKVKSYSQMISLSRKWIYSPNQISNILKSCNRGSASSRTRSHCRSRTPRRAGSRSQKRTHSRARSHSWKRNHSRARSRTRKETSSHMKRHSQSRSHSHEKSQYQSRTPRRERCLSQSGSPSKNRGHRQSRTLSKERDHSQSGTSRKERDHSQPSTPRKERYHSRSGSSSKERHHSRSGRFSKERDHRRSGSSTKERDHSRSRISSKERHHSQSGTSRKERDHSRSGSSSKERDHRRSRSSSKKRDHSQSRSSSKERDHSRSGTSRKERDHRRSRSSSKERDHRRSRSSSKERDHSRSGTSRKERDHRRSGTSRKERDHSRSGSSNKEKDHSRSGTSRKERDHRRSRSSSKERDHSQSRSSSKERDHSQSGTSRKERDHSQSRSSSKERDHSRSGTSRKERDHRRSRSSSKEIDHSRSRSSDMERDHSRSRSSDMERDHSRSRIPRKNRDHSGTRTPRRERGHSQSRTSRRERGRSRSRTSRSEKDHSRARTPSKTAHSQSRTSPKDSDHSRSRTPSKESNNSQSTTPTRSLSGKGSPSRAQSPCQNRTPSESRNHSPSRFLSEAPIPSQDATQANTTTSKDASPGERSSSSSSKLA from the coding sequence ATGTCTTCTCCACCTACAAGATCCTCACAGCCCAGCAGGTCTGTGGCATCCACTGGACCCTCAATGCCCACGATGTCTCCCAAGCCTCCTCCCTCCTTGAAGGCTACTGAGTCAGCAATGCCCAACAGCTCTTCGGTGCCCACGGCACCATCAATGGCCCCCAACTCGGTCACAAGCCCCAGCAGCTCCAAGTCCACCAAATGGGAAAGCACAAAGACAGCCCCTTCTAACCAGCCCAGCAGCAGGTCCGGAGTGCACAGCAGGGCAAGAACACCTAGCAAGGCCAGCACCGCCACCAGGGCCAGCACCGCCAGCAAGGCTAGCGGGGTAAGACGCTGCCTGCGGAAGGGTACATGTAGCCGGGGCAGAACTCCTGGCAGAAGGGGAGGCCGCCACTCCAAGAGGTCACCCAGCAAGGTGAGAACTGCTTCTcagcaaaaagagaaagggaggaagagttATAGCCGGCCTAGAACTGGCAGCCAGGAAAGGAGTAAGAGCCAGCGTAGAAATATGAACAGAGAGAAGAGTTACAGCCCACCAGGAACCTCGGGTATGGGGACGAGTTCCAGGATGGCTGTAACCCCCAGTAGGGCAAAGAGTTATAGCTCCATCAGAAGTCCCTTCAAGGACAGAGGTTATAGCCAGTCTCCATCATGGAGGAAGGTGAAGAGTTATAGTCAGATGATCAGCCTCAGCAGGAAATGGATTTATAGCCCAAACCAGATATCCAACATCCTCAAGAGTTGTAACCGGGGTAGTGCATCCAGCAGGACCCGAAGTCATTGCCGGTCTAGAACTCCCAGAAGGGCCGGAAGTCGCAGTCAGAAGAGGACCCACAGCAGGGCGAGAAGTCACAGTTGGAAGAGAAATCATAGTAGGGCAAGAAGTCGTACCCGGAAGGAAACTTCCAGCCACATGAAAAGACACAGCCAGTCTAGAAGCCACAGCCACGAAAAAAGTCAATACCAATCTAGGACCCCCAGAAGGGAAAGATGTCTCAGCCAGTCTGGAAGCCCCAGCAAGAACAGAGGTCACAGACAATCTAGAACTCTCAGCAAGGAAAGAGATCATAGCCAATCGGGGAcctccaggaaggaaagagatCACAGCCAACCTAGCACCCCCAGAAAAGAGAGATATCACAGCCGATCTGGAAGCTCCAGTAAGGAAAGACACCACAGTCGATCTGGAAGATTCAGTAAGGAAAGAGATCACAGACGATCTGGAAGCTCCACTAAGGAAAGAGATCATAGCCGATCTAGAATCTCCAGTAAGGAAAGACACCACAGCCAATCTGGAAcctccaggaaggaaagagatCACAGCCGATCTGGAAGCTCCAGTAAGGAAAGAGATCACAGACGATCTAGAAGCTCCAGTAAGAAAAGAGACCACAGCCAATCTAGAAGCTCCAGTAAGGAAAGAGACCACAGTCGATCTGGAAcctccaggaaggaaagagacCACAGACGATCTAGAAGCTCCAGTAAGGAAAGAGATCACAGACGATCTAGAAGCTCCAGTAAGGAAAGAGACCACAGCCGATCTGGAAcctccaggaaggaaagagacCACAGACGATCTGGAAcctccaggaaggaaagagatCACAGCCGATCTGGAAGCTCCAATAAGGAAAAAGACCACAGCCGATCTGGAAcctccaggaaggaaagagacCACAGACGATCTAGAAGCTCCAGTAAGGAAAGAGACCACAGCCAATCTAGAAGCTCCAGTAAGGAAAGAGACCACAGCCAATCTGGAAcctccaggaaggaaagagacCACAGCCAATCTAGAAGCTCCAGTAAGGAAAGAGACCACAGTCGATCTGGAAcctccaggaaggaaagagacCATAGACGATCTAGAAGCTCCAGTAAGGAAATAGATCACAGCCGATCCAGAAGCTCTGACATGGAAAGAGATCACAGCAGATCCAGAAGCTCTGACATGGAAAGAGATCACAGCCGATCTAGAATCCCCAGGAAAAACAGAGATCACAGTGGAACCAGAACCCCCAGAAGGGAGAGAGGTCATAGCCAATCTAGAACctccagaagggagaggggtcgCAGCAGATCTAGAACCTCCAGATCGGAGAAAGATCACAGCCGAGCCAGAACCCCCAGCAAGACAGCACACAGCCAGTCTAGAACCTCCCCAAAAGATAGCGACCACAGCCGGTCTAGAACCCCCAGCAAAGAGAGTAATAACAGCCAATCTACaacccccaccagaagcctcaGCGGGAAGGGATCCCCCAGCAGGGCACAGAGTCCCTGTCAGAATAGAACACCCAGTGAGTCAAGGAACCATTCCCCCTCAAGATTTCTCAGCGAAGCTCCAATCCCAAGCCAGGATGCTACTCAAGCCAACACCACCACCTCTAAGGACGCCTCACCTGGAGAAAGGTCTTCATCATCTTCTTCCAAGCTGGCGTAG
- the ZNF428 gene encoding zinc finger protein 428 → MTETREPAETGGYASLEEDDEDLSPGPEHSSDSEYTLSEPDSEEEEDEEEEEEETTDDPEYDPGYKVKQRLGGGRGGPSRRAPRAAQPPGPAAQPCQLCGRSPLGEAPPGTPPCRLCSPATAPQEAPAPEGRVLGEEEEEPPRAREGRPAGREEEEEDEEEDEEGTYHCTECEDSFDNLGELHGHFMLHARGEV, encoded by the exons ATGACAGAGACCCGTGAGCCAGCTGAGACTGGAGGCTACGCCAGCTTGGAAGAAGATGATGAAGACCTTTCTCCAG GCCCCGAGCATTCCTCTGACTCCGAATATACACTCTCAGAGCCGGACtctgaagaggaagaagatgaggaggaggaggaagaggagaccaCTGATGACCCCGAATATGACCCTGGCTACAAGGTGAAGCAGCGCCTGGGTGGGGGCCGGGGCGGCCCTTCCCGCCGGGCCCCCCGTGCAGCCCAGCCCCCGGGCCCCGCAGCCCaaccctgccagctctgtggccgCTCACCCCTTGGGGAGGCCCCACCAGGCACCCCACCCTGCCGCCTCTGCTCTCCCGCCACAGCCCCCCAGGAAGCACCCGCCCCCGAAGGCAGGGtgctgggggaggaagaagaagagcccCCTCGGGCTAGGGAGGGCCGACCCGccgggagagaggaggaggaggaggacgaagaggaggatgaggagggcaCCTACCACTGCACAGAGTGCGAGGATTCCTTCGACAACCTTGGGGAGCTGCACGGGCACTTCATGCTGCACGCCCGGGGCGAGGTGTAG